The genomic stretch AGTGTCGGGAACTATGCCTCTCCCTAGCATATCCCTCAACATACTAACTGCATCATTCATCCTTCCAGCATCACTCAATCCACGCATCATGATAGTGTACAAGACAATGTCAGGCTCTAACCCTACCTGGAGAACTTTCTGAAACAACACCTCTGCGTCACTAAACCTGTTGGCTTTCACCAACCCATTAATCAGACAGCTAAACCCCTTTATCCCAACACCATCCTTGTCGTCTTGAAATGATTTCAAGAGCACGCAGGCCTCATCGATCAGGCCTTGCTTGCAGAAACCATCAATCAAAGTGTTGTATGTAGCAGAATCAGGTTTGCATCCACTACTCACCATCTCGTTAAACAGATTATATGCATCGCTAGTCCGCTTTGTTTTGCACAACCCTGATATTACCACTGTATATGTGATCCTATTTGGCAGAATCCCTCTGTTAGTCATTTCTTCAAACAGATTGAGGGCAGCCTCAATCATCCCATTCTTGCACAGCCCATCAATCAAAACGTTGAACGTATCGCATCCCATATCAATATTCAACTTAATCATCATGTTGTAAACTGCCAGTGCTAATAAAATCGCATTTTCCTTAACCAAAACATGAAGAATAACATTGCAAGCAAATAAATTCGGCTTACAATCATAATCCTTCATCCTACCGAATGCATCCACCGCTTTCTCCGCGTTTTTCAGTCTCCAATAACCCAAAATCAAGACGGAAAAGGCATCTGCTGAAACGCTCatcttctcattcctcaacTCATCAAGAAGGCCCCAGCACGAATCCAAAGAATTCACATTCCCGCTGCTCAAAAGCATGTCAACCATCAGTTTATGAGAGAAGCTACTTCGCAAGTGCGCCGTATCAGAAGCCCAGATGAAGAATCGGAAGCTGATCAGTGGTTCCTTCTTCAATCGGGCCTGAGATTGGAGGACTGAAATGACGAGTTCGCGATTGAGCGACGGAGATAGCGCGGCGAGAGCGGGTTCGATGGGACGTTCAGAGTTGATGAGGGCGAGCACTTTATCCGAGATGGAATCATCGAGAGCATGATCGGAAAATGAGGAGAACTTTGATTTGGCAGTTAAATGTTGGGGGCGGATTGCACGGAAGATTTGGGAATGGAGAAATTGATGCATAATGGTGGTGCAGAATGTTGAATGTTCATGTTCATCGCCACATATGTAATTGATTTGGGGTTTAGCAGCTTTTCAGTCGGAAATATGAATGCTGAATtaacaaaattttgattttctttattttagaAGATGAAAAATTTTATAGTAATGCCTCATACCAATATAGTACTACTGTACAATTACAATATTGTGTGTTTGAGTTGTAGTATGTCTGCCAGAGAAACAAGATATACGTAATATTGGTGGAGGCTTTCTTTTCTTAACTTcaaattattagagttttaatCATTCTTTAGTATTCCAAATATTATTCTTACCAAAACTAATCCTATGAATATGAATCCATTTACTtctattaaaattttgaattttattttttatttaaacactaagtgaaaaatataatattatatttaatatatataaatactgAAAGATAAATTATCACCCTTCTAAATGACAGTATACTAACTATTACTATTATGATAactttattatatttctttaatattatttatttaaaataatctaataaattaaaaaggtaatattctcttactttcttcttttttatttttttttaagtacGGCACACacttttctcttttattttattttttctcttattttatttttcttctactttttaTCTCTTCTAGTTTATTCTCACTTCATCAACTTATTAAATACAGTATGTATTTCTTAATGAAAAAGTTTCAATAGTAAAGAAATATGGAGGGagtaaataatagtagtacataGGAGTAttacttaaaaattataattgcatttaacaaaacacacatatacaGATAAGCAACAAATAGGCAATGACGATCAATAGAAAAAGTTAAACTTGCAAAAAACTAGTGAACTAATCATTGACGTaatcataattaatttttttattaataaaataaaaaatgataaataatatagtatttattataattataattctagttatttattatttttaaattaattataaatttataatatactaattaaatttaaagtaAATGTTAATTTcgatcctaaacatatgaccaaaacacgaatttgatccaaaacatttactttttgaaaaataagttcataacaaatgaaatttttgTCGTAATAGTCCATTTTTTTTACGGTTCCTTCAAAAAACTGACGGCCATGACACTCCAATCGATTCAAAAATGTGAGAATGACTTAACACCTCCCTCGGATATCTTGATTGAAATCCCCATCAATGGCGTTTTCGCAATTACCGTTAACCGTTAGTTTATTGAAGGACTATCACGATGCCTGATTAAGTAAAAAAGTCGATAAATTTACCGGAAGTGTTTGGCCAAATAATCACGTtggaaaatttataaatttacgtgtatattaaaaatatcactTCATTCTGTTAGACGGAAGAGTCAATTTTCGGTGGAAAAAATAGGAATATTGGGGGGGAGTTCGGACCTTCGTTTTGAAAAATATAGTACTTCATCTGTCTCATATAGTAATAGATATCACATTTGAGTGAAGATATGAAGTTTTGGAATATGTTATTTGATGTGTTAAGTGAAtggagaaaatatatttttatatattaacgtaagaaaaaattataaaaatgaaaatataatattatttgtgtgataaaaagagagaaaagtttAGCATGTAGTTTAGAACATTAGTAGTATACTTTTAATTATCATAAATAGGGAGTACTAGTAGTAATtatatttatcatttaattttctaaCAACGCGCAAAGAAAAAGCCACTTGTGTTGTAGTATCATTTTGTACTCACCATTATAATTTAACGGGGATTGACTTAAAAAACAATATCCAGAATTAGACTAACAATCAAGTTGGAAATTTGATACGAGGTTTGGCATAGAAAACCAAGAGTGGGATGCCAATATACTAATACAATGTATTGGAGCAATTTTAGAGAGTAGTGATTGTAACAATTAAGCTATGGCCGCCGACTGCCTCAATGTCTTTATTAATCCTAACATATAAATTAATTCTTCTTTCCAGTCAGGTCAAATTAATACACCTCTGAGTTCAATACAGTGTAAGctattactactatttagtATAGGAATTCGTAACTACATATAACATGGATTaatactttattattttatagaaAGCacatttcaaattaaatataacTAGCATCAAGATTTGTATTAAATATGGTATGCAAAATTTCACATACTTGTATTAATATTTGTAAAGTTTTGGTTTATTAAAGACGGTTTGTTCTGTAGGATAACTTAAAAATAAGCAAATCCTCGtgatttaatcaaattaatggattaattttgaaatctaattaaaattttttatagaCGGAGAGAATatgattattaaaaaaatatataaagccATTATGTTTTAAAATAGATACCCTCCGATAAATACTTGGGTAAAATATAATCGAAAATacaaagtagtagtagtagtagtagtactttatTTGTGTAAAATATATGTTGACACATACTTTGCTTCTTTCCAAATGTCTTCGTCCAAACCAGATTTCATTCTCTCACTCTCTATAACTAGAGAGAGTGGGGTGCATATATAGATCATATGTTGGTAAAATGTTTGCTTTCCCCATTGACTGGTGTCTTGTGTGAGTGCGAGGCCTGAATTTCCGCCATGGGAGGgaaggaggagagagagaaagagaatatGAGGTGTTGGAGGAGACAATTGAAGGCCATGTTGCGCAAGAACTGGCTCCTCAAAATTCGCAACCCTTTTGTCACCTTTGCAGAGGTCTCcacttgtttttcttctttctttctttctttcactcAGACACATAGTAGTACTAGAATTGCAGTCTTTGTGATCAGGTGTATAGATATGTTTCCTGAACTGAAGTAGGCCATGGAGCTCTTGCATACTTAATTAATCGTATTTTGCGAATCTGGGTTTTTCTATGAGTTTTGAAAGTATCCTATTCTCTGATTTCGTGGATTGGGGTGTTGTGAGTGCTCAATCTGAAGTGGGGGAACAACTCTTTTGTCTTGTTGGAGATATCCCAGTATATGGAAATCAagaattattgtatttttagagtcaaattttacaatttcatgatttattttattttattttatttgttttagatATGTGCAGAGTGGATGTTAATTCATGTTGTTCTATTTGAATTGACAGATTTTACTTCCCACCATTGTGTTGTTGTTGCTAGTAGCTATAAGATCGAAAGTTGATACAACACTACATCCTCCGCAGGCGTAAGTATCTAGTACTCTTTTAATTATCTTGTTCTCTATCTGCTTCAGGTTTATGTGATGATTTTCTCTAGTTTATTCAAGTTGATATTTTTCTGCCTTGTGGAGAGAGAATAATTGAATCATCAAGCAGGTAGATGGTCGGTAAGACATGCAACATCACCATGTATCATGGACTCTTTGGCTTCTTGTTACAATCTATGTTACTAACTTTATTAACCATATTCGGAGTTGGATTATAGATTTTAAAAGTGAACATATCCCAGTCTGTTCAAGTTGGATAATTTTCTCTAGTTTATTCAAGTTGATATTTTTCTGCCTTGTGGAGAGAGAATAATTGAATCATCAAGCAGGTAGATGGTCGGTAAGACATGCAACATCACCATGTATCATGGACTCTTTGGCTTCTTGCTACAATCTATGTTACTAACTTTATTAACCATATTCGGAGTTGGATTATAGATTTTAAAAGTGAACATATCCCAGTCTGTTGGCACTTTCAATACTGCTGTAATTTGACATTCATATTTTACTTTGATTGAATGTCCGGTGTAGGTATATTAGTAAGGACATGCTTGTGGAAGTGGGAAAGAGTGACATGTCTGCACCTTTCACCCAAGTTTTAGAATTATTATGTGCCAAAGATGAGTATTTGGCATTTGCACCAGACACAAAGGAGACTAGGATGATGATTAATCTGCTGTCAATAAAATTTCCTTTGCTGAGGGTACACACTGTTTCGTTTTGTTTTGAATATTCGTTTCTGTTCCAGGCTTCCAGCACTCCTTTGTGATACCTTTTACCTTTTGACTGTGTTCCTTTATTTGCTCAAAGTGGTTTACTGTATTTTGGGCTTCCGTATGCTTAGCATGCATTCATTAGCATTAGATTTTCTGGTATTATTTATTTCTGTATTAGCAATCTAATGGTAATGCTGCATATTGCTTGTCTCATATTCCCTATGGCATTTTTTATGGTACCATTGTTTTCAGTGTTGGTAATGTTACTTCGTTGTAGGTGGCAAGCAAAGTTTATATTGATGAAGAAGAGCTTGAGACATATATACGTTCAGATTCATATGGTGTTTTTGACAAAGTGAGGTCAGTCATGGTTTCTCTTATTcttttcatatatattttttgagcGGGGAGGAACAAGAAGATGCAGAGATTACATTTGTAATGCTACTAGTATCTATAGTCATCATTCTGATAGCCACCCTACTGGTCTTAGATAGTTGCTTAGAGGTAGTTTACCTGTAGCAACATTCTAACCCTGTTTTTGGTTCTTAAAGTTACTATATGCACAATAATGTGCAATGAAGGTTCTGAGATGTGCTCAGTGCAGAGAAGCTGAAGTATGTTATATAAGTAACTTCACAATGCCACATGATAGATGGGAAGGGGCAGGTTTTGCGTCTCCTTTTTTAACCTGTGGATTGTTGGGCAATCTACTGTTAGATGTACCAAGAAATGGCTCAATGATTGAGCAACCGGTTTTGACTAGGTTGTAAGCTACTCTCACTCAAAACAGGGAAACAATCAAAAGACTGCTTTATTTTGCAGGAACTAGTGCTGCTATCGAACTGTCTGTGTTAAGCTTATAAAATGTTTGGATAGTTTTATAAATGTCTTGTTATTGGGGAATGTATACCCTAGTGATGTGACAGATTTCAAAACAAACGGGAATAATTGTTCTTCTTCTGAAGATGCTGTGTGTAGGGGTATCTGGAATTTTCTGTTAGAACTAGAGCCTGATGAATTCATCAGTGTTTTGGTTCTTTTCTACGAATTAGATTGAttaatttctttcattttttttgcatCACTGTGTTTATGGGTATCTGGATTTAAGATTTATCATACTTGAGGGGTATCTTTTTGCATATGGTCAAGTTTTAACTCTTATTATAGTGTCCATGTTACCCTTTTTTTCTAATCAATAGTCATGGAGTATGGCAAGAAGGAAACTTATATTAACGTTGTTGCTTGTAGAAATTACACAAATCCAAAAATCAGAGGAGCAGTTGTGTTTCATACTCAAGGTCCTCAGGTGTTTGACTATAGCATACGCTTGAACCACACATGGGCTTTTTCAGGATTTCCTGATGTTAAATCCATTATGGACGTGAATGGTCCTTATCTCAATGACTTGGAATTAGGGGTGAATCCAATACCAATAATGCAGTACAGCATCAGTGGATTTTTAACTGTATGGTTTCTTAATCCTTCATTTGCTTTTGGCAAATGGCAGTTCACATTACAGTGATTCTCTTAGTACATAGTTCCTTGTGTTGTGCAATCTCAATTGCTTATCTTCGTATTTCACTATTATTGAAGCTTCAACAAGTCATGGATTCGTTTATTATATTTGCTGGACAACAACAAATGGATAACTCGGAAATTGAAGAACTATCATCATCATCTCTGAACTCAACTTTATTGGACACACGAATCAGCACTTTCTGGACGCAGTTTAGCCCTTCAAATATAAGACTTGTCCCATTTCCAACTCCTGAGTACACAGATGATGAATTTCAGTCCATTGTAAAGAGGGTCATGGGAATACTGTATGTACCTTGtggacacttttttttaatcatagcACACTCTTTCAGCCTTTTATGTTATCCGATGCGATTTGGAAGGTAGTTCATCTTTCCATGGGTTGGTGCTCTCTAACTTTTTCTCTGCATTCCTGAACAGGTACCTATTGGGATTTCTCTTTCCAATATCCCGATTGATTGGTTATTCTGTTTATGAAAAGGTACTCAATCAGCTACTTTGGTTCTGAGTGGAAGCATGTTTCCTGGAATCTTCACATATTAAACACTAAACACTGTTAATTACTCTTACACCAGGAGCATAAAATTAAGGAAGGTCTCTACATGATGGGTCTCAGAGAAAATATGTTTAATATCTCATGGTTTCTTACATATGCACTGCAGGTTTGAGTTTTAGCATTTCACTATCAATTAAACTACTGCTATTGCATGATCCTTTACCCCCATTGTAGTTTCGGTTGCAAGGGTTGGTTTCTATTAGCTCTCTTTGCAAAACagctttttatttttatatttcataGACAAGTATAAGATAGCTGTTACATTTATCCTTTTTGTAGTTTGCTGTCTCCTCCGGAATCATCACTCTTTGCACAATGGGGACACTTTTCAAGTACAGTGATAAGTCTCTGGTGTTTGTATACTTCTTCTGTTTTGGACTGAGCTCAATAACACTGTCATTTCTAATCTCTACATTCTTCACACGGGCAAAAACTGCAATAGCTGTTGGGACACTTGCTTTTCTTGCAGCTTTTTTTCCCTATTATTCTGTGGATGACGAGTCAGTTTCTATGTAAGTATGCATGTTCAAGTTATATATGAAAAGCTAAATATTCTCTTATGGTGCATTACAAATTTTATTCTGTATGTCTGTAGGCTCTTTAAGGTCTTGGCATCTTTTCTTTCACCCACCGCATTTGCCTTAGGCTCAGTTAACTTTGCTGACTATGAACGTGCTCATGTTGGACTCCGTTGGAATAACATCTGGCGGGTATGTtcttcataattattttttgcCTTCTATATTCAGTTTTAACAAGTTCAACATAACTGCAGAGCTCTTCTGGGGTTTGTTTTTTGGTCTGTCTTCTGATGATGATGTTCGACACTTTCTTATATTGTGCAGTGGGTCTATATTTAGACAAGGTAAAACTTCCCTGCTGATGTTTTATGGTCTTTTATTCCTAAGTTATACAAACTTGTAATCATCTGACTGCACCTGTTATTTTTCAATATTCCAAGGAAAAAATCCATGTTCTTCACTTCTTTGACCTATGGTAATAGTAGGGTTTTTGTAATTCATGATAGCTTGATATTTGTGTATGATATCAGGTTCTCCATAAGGAATATAAAATGCGCAGTTCTTGGAGTTCTATGTTATTTAAGCACTTTTCGAGGAAGAAGAATACAAATGAAGAGTTCTCTTCCAGTTCACTTGTTAAATTAATTGATAGCAACTCTACTGAAGATGCTGGTATTTCTGGAAATGATTCATATAAACCAGCTGTCGAAGCAGTAAGTCTCGAAATGAAGCAGCAAGAACTTGACGGGAGGTAAATATAATGCAGCAATACCTGAGTTTGCGTTCCAATCGATAAACAAAAAGTATTTTTATACCCAGTTAGTTTGTATAATGTATTTCTCCAGATGTATTCAGATAAGGAATTTGCACAAGGTGTACACTTCTAAGAAGGCAAGCTGCTGTGCTGTCAATTCTTTACAGATGACACTATATGAAAATCAAATACTAGCTCTTTTAGGTAACTTATTATCAATATATTTGTATGGGGGGATATATTGCATCTTAAATGACTCATTTATAGGTTTGGAGTTGCTTATTTGGATCATGCTTTCTTGGTGAATTATATCGAGGATTATCTAGGCATGGATCCCCTTTATCATGGGAAACCAATTTTTAAGCATAAGTGATCTCTCAATCACTTTATTGACTCTAATTGCACTATCTGTAATCTTAATACATTGCCAACCAGCACCATATTACCTACTAGACATTCTTTTATTAATACAAGTTTGGTTAAGATATCACATTCGATAGTTTATCAAAAATTTTACCTTGCTAGAAGTTTCTATGGTCCGATTAGTGCCATGTAGGACTGCTTTACGGGTACACTGTATATTAAATTGGTTTTATCTTTGCATACAACTTAACTTTTTGACAATAAGTTTCTGGCCCTGAACGCATTCTAGTCCCTTTTACAACCCTTGGATTTTTCACAGAGTAATACTTATCCTCCTTAGGTGAATTAATCCACATCCATAATTGCCCATATGCTTTCAAGAAGTCACCCGCTTACTATTGGGATGTTCATTTATAGATATTGGATTTTCTTCTTTACAAATGAATCCTTTGTATGGTTATCGCTTGTGGTGATTGAGCTCAATTAGATGTTCTACAGGACATAATGGAGCTGGTAAAAGCACAACAATGTCGATGCTTGTAGGCCTTATCCAACCTACCTCTGGAGATGCATTAGTTTTTGGAAAGAGCATCTTAACTGACATGGTAAACTTATTGATTTATAAAGTATGTATATTCAGTTCAGtgaactttcaatttttttttcgtggTATATATTCTTCGATGGGTTAAGCTGCAGTTACACTGTTGGTTGTGCAGGACGAAATACGGCAAAGTTTGGGTGTATGTCCTCAGTATGACATTCTTTTTCCAGAATTGACTGTAAGAAGTCCCTCTCTCAAGCTTGCATATTTGGTTTTTAACTATCATCCCCAAAAAATTATTGTTAATCTCCCTGTTGTCAACTTGTTGTATTTCTATTATTTTCATAATATCTCTCTTTTTATAAACTAATTAAAAgttaataattattatcataTTTAGTTGTGTCTCACACAAATGAAACTAGTATAGCTGTTTAGTAATTcagtgattttttatttatgcttCATTGCTTCGACATGTCGGTGTTTCAATCGTGGAAATTAATTATGTTTGTTTATTCTTCCCATTTTTGAACCAATATCTTCTCTCCCTGTATTTTCTTCCCGCAGGTGAAGGAGCACCTTGAAATTTTTGCTAATATAAAGGGAGTTAATGAAGATTGTCTGGAGAATGTTGCGATTGAAATGGCTGAAGAAGTAAGTTTCTTTCACAGTTTTAGGAACTTAACCCTCTGATGCAAATTTGTTTTCAACAGCGGTAGTGAAATCATTGAGTAATTGTTACTTTGCGTGGGTTTTTCCATGTGATTTAAGTTGACTATAATTATATCCAACAAAACACAAGGGGTAAAAAAAGAATGATTGTCGTGTCTATTGAAGTGTGACTTTTGCTTTTACATATCATCACATAGTGCCCTAATAGCATAAGTTTTGTAATGAAGAGCTACAATTTTGCTGCACCTGAGTCTTCTTATCGCTGACTGGAGACGCTTGTGCAATCATCTTTCATTAGGTTGGTTTGGCAGACAAAATCAATACTCATGTAAGGGCTCTTTCTGGAGGCATGAGGAGGAAGTTATCTCTTGGCATTGCACTAATTGGAAACAGCAAGGTTCAAATAACTTCTGTGAATATCCTCTGATTCTGACTATAACTCCTACTATAATAATTACCTATGTAATACAGGTTATTATCCTTGATGAGCCTACAAGTGGAATGGATCCGTACTCTATGCGGTTGACATGGCAGATgatcaaaagaaaaaagaaggggAGAATAATACTACTAACTACTCACTCCATGGATGAGGCCGATGCATTAGGAGATCAGATAGCTATCATGGCTAACGGTTCTCTAAAGTGTTGCGGAAGGTTTTTGCTTAATTATGTGATCCCACCCTCCCTACCCCCCAACAGCACATATATGCACACACCCAAAAATAGCATTcacaattaaattaagaaaagTGAGAACCAGCAGAACTTGAGGAGAATATGATAATTTCCTAGCAGAATTAATAGCTTGCTGTTATGTTTATATGTTATACGGCTGCATAACATCTCATGCATCTTTCAACAGTTCCTTTTACTTAAAGCAGCACTATGGAGTTGGTTATACTCTCACCCTCGTGAAGGTATGGAGCAATCACTCCACTTATGCTGTTAGAGAGTTCATAGATCATCCAATGATTTCCTACATGTTTATATTTCCAGACTACACCAACTGCCTCTGCAGCTGCTGATATTGTTTACAGTCACATTCCATCAGCAACATGTGTGAGCGATGTAATCCTCTGACTTTGTCTGCTCAAATATGGCGTCTCTCTGTTGGAGCACCTTTTCAACTAGAGTTGACTTCTCTGTCATTTTCTTAATATTTGTATTACATGCATTTTGAAGATAAAATCTACTGTGAGAACAATGCATTTATCTAGAATAGGTTGTTATGGCTATTCTCCCAAACACACACTGGCCTTCTCTTTTGCAGGTTGGTAACGAGATCTCATTCAAACTCCCTCTTGCATCCTCGTCATCCTTTGAAAGCATGTTCCGTGAAATAGAAAGTTGCATGCAGAGATCAAGCCCGAACCTTGAGAATCCCAACTATGGAAGGAGTGATTTTCTTGGCATTGAGAGCTACGGTATCTCTATCACAACTCTAGAGGAAGTGTTTCTAAGAGTTGCTGGAGGTGATTTTGATGAAACAGAGTGCCTGGTTAATGAGAATCCTCATGATACACCTGACAAACATGTAGGACAACTTAGCGAAAATAATGCTTCAGAAAGGACGTCTAACACCAAAGTCTCAAAAAATTATGCCAATATTATTGGCTTCATGTTCTCTGCAATGGGAAAAGCTTGTAGTCTTTTTCTGGAAACTACTCTACATGTTATAAAGTTCCTGACTATGCAATGCTGTTGCTTCGGTGTACTTTCAACGTCTACTTTCTGGAGGCACTCAAAAGCATTATTGATAAAGAGAGCTGTTTCTTCTCGGAGGGATCAAAAGACAATTGTTTTTCAGCTTATAATTCCAGCAATCTTCTTGCTTTTGGGTATTCTTATGATAAAGCTTAAGCCTCATCCTGACCAGCAATCAATAACATTCACAACCTCATACTTCAATCCTTTACTAACTGGCGGAGGTGGAGGCGGTCCAATCCCTTTTGATCTATCCTTGCACATTTCTAAAGAGGTTTCTATTTTCTGTTTATGTTTGTTCTGTCAAATACCAAGAACGATTTTACTTGTCAAATATTTTCCATTCCACATGTAAATTTTATCCACTGCATAGGTTTCGGAGCATGTACATGGAGCTTGGAtccaaaaatttaaagaaaCTACTTATAGGTTTCCTGATTCAGAGAAGGCATTGTCTGATGCTATTGAAGCTGCAGGGGCAACCCTAGGCCCCATTTTACTTTCAATGAGCGAATATCTCATGTCTAGCTTTAATGAAACCTATGAATCAAGGTAATTTAACTTTCGTGCTTCTGAATTTTCGTTTCAAACCTTTTCTATATCTTCAAATAGATTTGTTTGACAGCTGTTAAACTAATACAAGATCCCATACACAAGAAGTATTAGGTGTTGTGAACAAGTTCTGGATCTTTATATAGCATTCTAGACATTCTTAGTAAAATTTGATCTAGATTTCGATGCAGGCCAATCCGATCCTCTGAAGAAAACGAATGCAAATTAAATTGCCTAGTAGGACCATTGGATCTCATCGATCATGTGCGACAGTTTTAAATGATCATGTCTTGTCTGCTTAGTGTCTAACCAAGTTGCTTGAAAAGTCATATTTCCTCTGGGTCATATAAATAGTTCGAGGGTTGTTATCTCTTAGACTCTTACACTTGTTTTCTCACAGGTATGGAGCAGTTGTGATGGATAAGCAGAGTGAAGATGGGAGTCTAGGATATACTGTTCTTCACAACAGTACTTGTCAGCATGGTAGTCCGACATTTATTAACTTGATAAATTCAGCAATACTGAGGCTCGCTACTCTTAATGAGAATATGACAATTCAAACACGTAATCACCCATTGCCCATGACAGAGAGTCAGCTTCAGCAACACCATGTATGTTTAggatttttttagttaattgaCTTTGAAGAGATATGGTCTTTGAATATCATTATTATTTCTTCACAAGAATCTACTTTTTCATTTACAAGTGTCTGCATTCAGGAGACATAAATGGTTTCCACATATTCAAGATTTATTAATCATTCCAATGTCCTAAAATAGTGAAGTGGTCTAGTTCTCCAATATATTATCTGTTGACTACAGAAAATTCATTCTAGTAACTACATGGGGTGTACACTCAATTTCTTTGA from Salvia splendens isolate huo1 chromosome 4, SspV2, whole genome shotgun sequence encodes the following:
- the LOC121798750 gene encoding ABC transporter A family member 1-like isoform X1, producing the protein MGGKEEREKENMRCWRRQLKAMLRKNWLLKIRNPFVTFAEILLPTIVLLLLVAIRSKVDTTLHPPQAYISKDMLVEVGKSDMSAPFTQVLELLCAKDEYLAFAPDTKETRMMINLLSIKFPLLRVASKVYIDEEELETYIRSDSYGVFDKVRNYTNPKIRGAVVFHTQGPQVFDYSIRLNHTWAFSGFPDVKSIMDVNGPYLNDLELGVNPIPIMQYSISGFLTLQQVMDSFIIFAGQQQMDNSEIEELSSSSLNSTLLDTRISTFWTQFSPSNIRLVPFPTPEYTDDEFQSIVKRVMGILYLLGFLFPISRLIGYSVYEKEHKIKEGLYMMGLRENMFNISWFLTYALQFAVSSGIITLCTMGTLFKYSDKSLVFVYFFCFGLSSITLSFLISTFFTRAKTAIAVGTLAFLAAFFPYYSVDDESVSMLFKVLASFLSPTAFALGSVNFADYERAHVGLRWNNIWRSSSGVCFLVCLLMMMFDTFLYCAVGLYLDKVLHKEYKMRSSWSSMLFKHFSRKKNTNEEFSSSSLVKLIDSNSTEDAGISGNDSYKPAVEAVSLEMKQQELDGRCIQIRNLHKVYTSKKASCCAVNSLQMTLYENQILALLGHNGAGKSTTMSMLVGLIQPTSGDALVFGKSILTDMVNLLIYKDEIRQSLGVCPQYDILFPELTVKEHLEIFANIKGVNEDCLENVAIEMAEEVGLADKINTHVRALSGGMRRKLSLGIALIGNSKVIILDEPTSGMDPYSMRLTWQMIKRKKKGRIILLTTHSMDEADALGDQIAIMANGSLKCCGSSFYLKQHYGVGYTLTLVKTTPTASAAADIVYSHIPSATCVSDVGNEISFKLPLASSSSFESMFREIESCMQRSSPNLENPNYGRSDFLGIESYGISITTLEEVFLRVAGGDFDETECLVNENPHDTPDKHVGQLSENNASERTSNTKVSKNYANIIGFMFSAMGKACSLFLETTLHVIKFLTMQCCCFGVLSTSTFWRHSKALLIKRAVSSRRDQKTIVFQLIIPAIFLLLGILMIKLKPHPDQQSITFTTSYFNPLLTGGGGGGPIPFDLSLHISKEVSEHVHGAWIQKFKETTYRFPDSEKALSDAIEAAGATLGPILLSMSEYLMSSFNETYESRYGAVVMDKQSEDGSLGYTVLHNSTCQHGSPTFINLINSAILRLATLNENMTIQTRNHPLPMTESQLQQHHDLDAFEVAVVVTMAFSFIPASFAVAIVKEREVKAKHQQLISGVSILSYWASTYFWDFVSFLFPSSFAILLFYIFGLEQFIGRESFFSTVLMFLGYGLSIASSTYCLTFFFSEHSMAQNVVLLVHFFTGLILMVISFIMGLIASTAQANSLLKNFFRLSPGFCFADGLASLALMRQGMKEGSGDSVFDWNVTGASICYLAAEGIVYFVMTLCLEVLLPLKINFGTASNLWMRIRRSLTPRSSSLEPLLASTMGESSSLEEDIDVRAERDRVLSSGVDSAVIYLRNLRKVYPGEKQLGPKIAVDSLTFSVQEGECFGFLGTNGAGKTTTLSMLSGEEYPSDGTAYIFGKDIRSNPKAARQHIGYCPQFDALLEFVTAREHLELYARIKGVPEYELEKVVMENLVEFDLLKHADKPSYALSGGNKRKLSVAIAMIGNPPIVILDEPSTGMDPIAKRFMWEVLSRLSTRRGKTAVILTTHSMNEAQALCTRIGIMVGGKLRCIGSPQHLKNRFGNHLELEVKPTEVSALELDMMCQTIQEKFFNMNSPPRSILNDLEGCIGRADSSAAETVAEISLSNETIVAIARWLGNEERVHTLVSANRDSRGAFGEQLSEQLLRDGGIQVPLFSEWWLTKEKFAAIDTLVQSSFPGATYQSCDGLSVKYQLPYYEDLSLADVFGHMERNRNALGISEYSVSQSTLETIFNHFATNP